The Bradyrhizobium sp. WBAH42 genome includes a window with the following:
- a CDS encoding hybrid sensor histidine kinase/response regulator has product MNEPVDQGPSRTPPGRLFRKYLYSIVALAFAALAINTGFDVWFSYREQKQLLAATQREQAASAAIQIGQFIGQIENQIRWLARLPPELSTNEDERLNAIRLLRLSPAIAEIAQLDAQGREQVRVSRRVADRIGSKIDLSTTPAFRGANDSRAYYGPVYFFGDTEPFMTLATRGTGRAPDVIVAEVNLRFIWDLVAGIRVGNTGKAYVVDRKGVLIAHPDLWRALQRSDLSGHADVRAALDGVGPPSGGLVKEDLSGQRVLSTYATVPSLGWLVFVELPLTEAYAPIYASIGRSTFLLVILLAGAVLVSLVLSRRMTVPIQLLTQGAKRIGSGDLNSRLAIKTGDELEALGEQFNRMAAHLRESYATLERKVIERTSELEKARDHALAEHDAAERARSAAVAANETKSRFLAVVSHELRTPLNGVMGVLQLLDDGSLSEAQRRHLATAAASGETLIALVDAVLEYARLEASTEILETRDFRLDQLIEAAVDLMRPQALDKGLRFDLACDATVDTAAHGDPVRLNRILLNLIGNAIKFTPSGGIGVSAAAGRRDDHLLLRINVRDTGIGIAPELHERIFEDFVQADDSIARRFGGTGLGLAIARRLSRLMRGELKVESAPGAGSTFTLQVPLGLAGDSVAQGALAPPSRQLRVLLVDDDPVNCEVGAAILHRLGHHATIARNGASAIELARDQAFDVILMDLHMPDMDGVEAASRIGELGLAKMPRLVAVTADVSRSARDRLAGAGIAKVVSKPILINALREAIEDDQAVEPAAAQLAAHELIDRVFLDDQRELLGATQIDKLQQLLQQTGERLIDDIATAAAAGDHKQLARSAHQLGSAASALGLVRLFERCREVEEAAPAMPLQECPTAARELAALREASMSALDDLLRPAEQRLLG; this is encoded by the coding sequence GTGAACGAGCCGGTCGACCAGGGACCTTCGCGGACGCCTCCCGGCCGGTTGTTCAGGAAATATCTCTACTCGATCGTCGCCCTCGCCTTTGCCGCGCTCGCCATCAACACCGGCTTCGACGTCTGGTTCTCCTATCGCGAGCAGAAGCAGCTGCTGGCGGCGACCCAGCGCGAGCAGGCCGCCTCCGCAGCCATTCAGATCGGCCAGTTCATCGGCCAGATCGAGAACCAGATCAGGTGGCTTGCGCGCCTGCCGCCGGAGCTCTCGACCAACGAGGACGAGCGGCTGAACGCCATCCGCCTCCTGCGCCTCTCGCCCGCGATCGCCGAGATCGCCCAGCTCGACGCGCAGGGCCGCGAGCAGGTGCGTGTGTCGCGCCGTGTCGCCGACAGGATCGGCAGCAAGATCGATCTCTCCACGACGCCCGCCTTCCGCGGCGCCAATGACAGCCGGGCCTATTACGGACCGGTCTACTTCTTCGGCGACACCGAACCGTTCATGACGCTCGCCACGCGCGGCACCGGCCGCGCTCCCGATGTGATCGTCGCCGAGGTCAATCTGCGCTTCATCTGGGACCTGGTCGCCGGGATCAGGGTCGGCAACACCGGCAAGGCCTATGTGGTCGACCGCAAGGGCGTCTTGATCGCGCATCCCGATTTGTGGCGGGCGCTCCAGCGCAGCGATCTCTCCGGCCATGCCGACGTCCGCGCCGCGCTCGACGGCGTCGGGCCGCCTTCGGGCGGCCTCGTCAAGGAGGATCTGTCCGGCCAACGGGTGCTGTCGACCTATGCGACGGTGCCTTCGCTCGGCTGGCTGGTGTTCGTCGAGCTGCCGCTCACCGAAGCCTACGCGCCGATCTACGCCTCGATCGGCCGCTCGACCTTCCTCCTCGTCATCCTGCTGGCCGGTGCGGTGTTGGTCTCGCTGGTTCTCAGCCGGCGCATGACCGTGCCGATCCAGTTGCTGACCCAAGGAGCCAAGCGGATCGGCAGCGGCGACCTCAACTCGCGGCTCGCGATCAAGACCGGCGACGAGCTGGAGGCGCTCGGCGAGCAGTTCAACCGCATGGCGGCGCATTTGCGCGAATCCTACGCCACGCTCGAGCGCAAGGTGATCGAGCGCACCTCCGAGCTGGAAAAGGCGCGCGACCACGCGCTCGCCGAGCACGACGCCGCCGAGCGCGCGCGCAGCGCGGCGGTGGCGGCCAACGAGACCAAGTCGCGCTTCCTGGCCGTCGTCAGCCACGAGCTGCGCACGCCGCTCAACGGCGTCATGGGGGTGCTGCAATTGTTGGACGACGGCAGCCTCAGCGAGGCCCAGCGCCGCCACCTCGCCACCGCGGCGGCGTCGGGCGAAACGCTGATCGCGCTGGTCGATGCAGTGCTGGAATATGCGCGCCTCGAAGCGAGCACGGAAATTCTGGAGACGCGCGACTTCCGTCTCGACCAGCTCATCGAAGCCGCCGTCGACCTGATGCGCCCGCAAGCCCTGGACAAGGGCCTGCGCTTCGACCTCGCCTGCGATGCGACGGTCGACACCGCCGCGCATGGCGATCCCGTCAGGCTCAATCGCATCCTGCTCAACCTGATCGGCAACGCGATCAAGTTCACCCCAAGCGGCGGCATCGGCGTGAGCGCGGCGGCCGGGCGGCGCGACGATCACCTCCTGCTGCGCATCAATGTTCGCGACACCGGCATCGGCATCGCGCCCGAGTTGCACGAGCGGATCTTCGAGGATTTCGTCCAGGCCGACGACAGCATCGCGCGGCGGTTCGGCGGCACCGGCCTTGGCCTTGCGATCGCGCGCCGCCTCAGCCGCCTGATGCGCGGCGAGCTCAAGGTCGAGAGCGCGCCCGGCGCAGGCAGCACGTTCACGCTTCAAGTGCCGCTCGGTCTTGCCGGAGACAGCGTGGCGCAAGGCGCGCTCGCGCCGCCGTCGCGGCAGCTCCGCGTGCTCCTGGTCGACGATGACCCCGTCAATTGCGAGGTCGGCGCAGCCATCCTGCACCGGCTCGGCCACCACGCCACGATCGCGAGGAACGGCGCCTCCGCCATCGAGCTCGCCCGCGATCAGGCCTTCGACGTCATCCTGATGGACCTGCACATGCCCGACATGGACGGCGTCGAGGCCGCCTCGCGGATCGGCGAGCTCGGTCTTGCCAAGATGCCGCGCCTCGTCGCCGTGACCGCCGACGTCTCGCGCAGTGCCCGCGATCGGCTCGCGGGCGCTGGCATCGCCAAGGTCGTGAGCAAGCCGATCCTGATCAACGCGCTACGCGAGGCGATCGAGGATGATCAGGCAGTCGAGCCGGCAGCCGCGCAACTCGCGGCCCACGAACTGATTGATCGGGTTTTCCTCGACGACCAGCGGGAGCTGCTGGGCGCGACGCAAATCGACAAGCTCCAGCAGCTTCTCCAGCAGACGGGCGAGCGACTGATCGACGACATCGCCACGGCCGCGGCGGCCGGCGATCACAAGCAGCTCGCGCGATCCGCGCATCAGCTCGGCAGCGCGGCAAGCGCGCTCGGCCTCGTCCGCCTGTTCGAGCGCTGCCGCGAGGTCGAGGAAGCCGCGCCCGCGATGCCGCTGCAGGAATGCCCGACTGCCGCTCGCGAACTCGCTGCGCTGCGGGAAGCGTCGATGAGCGCGCTTGACGATCTGCTCCGCCCCGCCGAGCAGCGCTTGCTCGGCTAG
- a CDS encoding ABC transporter substrate-binding protein, with protein sequence MIERRAPAHTVPAVARRDVLRLASASVAGWIALGTTTDRMRIVASLTALPLDDELTRRGMIDSASSRLGNLVAGLRQRGWVEGVNFRLELRSTFGAPDRLKTAVQELLDLRPDVILTGSTVETAAVLAATKTIPVVFATANDPVGNGFVESLAHPGGNVTGFTNSTAEMGGKWLQLIREAVPDVARVGVLFNPATTPRGGRFFLDSIEQEAAVSGVSAVPAPVNAPTEIDDAIRRFSESPKAAMLALVDSFLVVNRQAVVTAAAKYRVPMIYPFHYFMDAGGLMSYGPTLEVRSADYVDLILRGTKAGDLPVQSPRKYELLINRTVARTLGLTIPFTLLARADEIRE encoded by the coding sequence ATGATCGAGCGGCGCGCTCCTGCCCACACTGTGCCGGCGGTTGCCCGCCGCGATGTCCTTCGCCTTGCAAGTGCATCGGTCGCGGGCTGGATCGCGCTCGGCACAACGACCGATCGCATGCGGATCGTCGCCTCGCTCACCGCATTGCCGCTCGACGACGAGCTGACCAGACGCGGCATGATCGACAGCGCGAGCTCTCGCCTGGGCAACCTCGTCGCCGGCTTGCGCCAGCGCGGCTGGGTTGAAGGCGTCAACTTCCGCCTCGAGCTTCGTTCGACCTTCGGCGCACCGGACAGGCTGAAGACGGCCGTCCAGGAATTGCTCGACCTCAGGCCGGACGTGATCCTGACCGGGTCGACGGTCGAGACCGCCGCCGTGCTTGCCGCCACCAAGACCATCCCGGTCGTGTTTGCGACCGCCAACGATCCGGTCGGCAACGGCTTCGTCGAAAGCCTGGCGCATCCCGGCGGCAACGTCACCGGCTTCACCAACAGCACCGCCGAGATGGGCGGCAAATGGCTCCAGCTGATCCGCGAGGCCGTGCCCGACGTCGCGCGCGTCGGCGTCCTGTTCAACCCGGCGACCACGCCGCGCGGCGGGCGCTTCTTTCTCGACTCGATCGAGCAGGAGGCCGCAGTGTCCGGCGTGTCCGCGGTGCCCGCCCCCGTCAACGCGCCGACGGAGATCGATGACGCCATCAGGCGCTTCTCCGAATCGCCCAAGGCGGCGATGCTTGCGCTGGTCGACAGCTTTCTCGTGGTCAACCGGCAGGCGGTCGTCACGGCAGCCGCCAAATACCGCGTGCCCATGATCTATCCGTTCCATTACTTCATGGATGCCGGCGGGCTGATGAGCTACGGACCGACGCTCGAGGTGCGCTCGGCCGATTATGTCGATCTCATCCTGCGCGGCACCAAGGCCGGGGATCTTCCGGTGCAATCGCCGCGCAAATACGAGCTCTTGATCAACCGCACGGTCGCCCGCACGCTCGGCTTGACGATCCCATTCACGCTGCTCGCGCGCGCCGACGAGATCCGCGAGTGA